A genomic stretch from Novosphingobium resinovorum includes:
- a CDS encoding acyl-CoA dehydrogenase family protein, with the protein MERVRTFIEDNIVPAVPIYHQQSTTIDRWAEIPPIFDELKAKARAEGLWNLFMPPSDHDDEFFTSVGLTNVEYAPIAELMGRISFASEVFNCMAPDTGNFEVLHRYGTREQKQRFMVPLRDGETRSAFLMTEPEVASSDARNIRTQIRRDGGDYVINGRKWWSSGAGHPRCDFFIVMGKTDPDASAYRQQSMILVPRDTPGVTLVRHLPVFGYDHAPHGHFEVLLEDVRVPAENMLLGEGRGFEIAQGRLGPGRIHHTMRNIATMEVALEKMCRRLRSRQTFGKTIAEHSVWEERIARARCDIEMSRLLCLKAAHMMDTVGNKAARAEIAMIKIAAPRLAQRIVDEAIQAHGGGGVSDDFGLAELWANTRIVRLTDGPDEVHERQLSRLELAKYDDAKEPGS; encoded by the coding sequence ATGGAGCGTGTACGCACCTTCATCGAGGACAATATCGTCCCGGCCGTTCCGATTTATCACCAGCAGTCCACCACCATCGATCGCTGGGCGGAAATCCCGCCGATCTTCGACGAACTCAAGGCGAAGGCACGGGCCGAGGGCCTCTGGAACCTGTTCATGCCACCGTCGGACCACGACGACGAATTCTTCACGAGCGTTGGCCTCACCAACGTGGAATATGCCCCGATCGCTGAGTTGATGGGGCGCATTTCCTTCGCCAGCGAAGTCTTCAACTGCATGGCGCCCGATACGGGCAACTTCGAAGTGCTGCATCGCTATGGAACGCGCGAACAGAAGCAGCGCTTCATGGTGCCGCTGCGCGATGGCGAGACCCGCTCCGCTTTCCTGATGACGGAGCCGGAAGTGGCATCTTCGGATGCGCGCAACATCCGCACCCAGATTCGTCGTGACGGTGGCGACTATGTCATCAATGGCCGCAAATGGTGGTCGTCGGGGGCGGGGCATCCGCGCTGCGACTTCTTCATCGTCATGGGCAAGACCGATCCCGATGCTTCGGCCTATCGCCAGCAATCGATGATCCTGGTGCCGCGCGATACGCCCGGCGTCACGCTGGTGCGTCACCTGCCGGTCTTCGGCTACGACCATGCACCGCACGGACACTTCGAAGTGCTGCTGGAAGACGTTCGCGTGCCGGCGGAAAACATGCTGCTGGGCGAAGGGCGCGGCTTCGAAATCGCGCAGGGACGCCTTGGTCCGGGCCGCATCCACCACACCATGCGCAACATCGCGACAATGGAGGTCGCGCTGGAAAAGATGTGCCGCCGCCTGCGCTCGCGCCAGACCTTCGGCAAGACCATCGCCGAGCATTCGGTGTGGGAAGAACGCATCGCTCGGGCGCGCTGCGACATCGAGATGTCGCGGCTGCTCTGCCTCAAGGCCGCGCACATGATGGATACCGTGGGCAACAAGGCCGCCCGCGCCGAGATCGCGATGATCAAGATCGCCGCGCCCCGGCTGGCCCAGCGGATCGTCGACGAGGCGATCCAGGCCCATGGTGGCGGTGGCGTCAGCGACGATTTCGGACTGGCCGAGCTCTGGGCGAACACCCGCATCGTGCGGCTGACCGACGGTCCCGACGAGGTTCATGAACGCCAGTTGTCCCGCCTCGAACTGGCGAAATACGATGACGCCAAGGAGCCCGGATCGTGA
- a CDS encoding phosphotransferase family protein, translated as MSGAQPAAMIGQTVDVPRNGAFDEARLAAYLTGRIQGLSGEIGVQKFEGGQSNPTFLLSTPDARYVLRRKPAGVLLKSAHAVDREYRVTRALYEAGLPVPEALVLCEDDDVIGTAFYVMRHVPGRSFWDPRMPGVSPQDRAAIYDSANETLARLHLVDHEAIGLGDFGRGGNYFLRQISRWSRQYEASRTQDIPEMDRLIEWLPNAVPASTDRTTIIHGDYSFHNLLIHPTEPRVAAVIDWELSTLGDPLGDLTYHMMEWFRPAGVDVRGTLKDADLTALGIPTPSQYAQRYRERTGFDCDPTHPFYTAFNLFRVAAILQGIAGRARDGVQTAANASDIITRIQPLAKAAWDCAREAGAE; from the coding sequence GTGAGCGGCGCGCAGCCTGCGGCCATGATCGGCCAAACCGTCGATGTTCCGCGCAATGGCGCCTTCGACGAAGCGCGCCTTGCGGCCTACCTCACAGGGCGCATCCAGGGCCTTTCCGGTGAGATCGGCGTGCAGAAGTTCGAAGGCGGTCAGTCGAACCCGACGTTTCTTCTGTCCACGCCAGATGCGCGCTATGTCCTGCGCCGCAAGCCGGCAGGCGTACTGCTCAAGTCCGCCCATGCGGTGGACCGGGAATATCGCGTCACCCGCGCCCTCTATGAAGCCGGACTTCCGGTGCCCGAGGCGCTGGTGCTGTGCGAGGACGACGACGTCATCGGCACCGCCTTCTACGTCATGCGCCATGTCCCGGGCCGAAGTTTCTGGGACCCGCGGATGCCCGGCGTCTCACCGCAGGATCGCGCCGCGATCTACGATTCGGCGAATGAAACGCTCGCACGGCTGCACCTGGTGGATCACGAGGCCATCGGTCTTGGCGACTTCGGCCGCGGCGGCAATTATTTCCTGCGGCAGATATCGCGCTGGTCGCGCCAGTACGAGGCATCGCGCACGCAGGACATCCCGGAGATGGACAGGCTGATCGAGTGGCTGCCGAACGCGGTGCCTGCCTCGACAGATCGTACCACGATCATCCATGGCGATTACTCGTTCCACAACCTGCTCATCCATCCGACCGAGCCAAGAGTGGCAGCGGTGATCGACTGGGAGCTTTCCACACTAGGCGATCCGCTGGGCGATCTGACCTATCACATGATGGAATGGTTCCGCCCCGCTGGCGTGGACGTGCGCGGTACGCTGAAGGATGCGGACCTTACCGCGCTCGGCATCCCCACCCCGTCACAGTATGCGCAGCGCTATCGCGAGCGGACCGGGTTTGACTGCGATCCCACGCACCCCTTCTACACCGCGTTCAACCTGTTCCGGGTTGCCGCGATCCTTCAGGGCATCGCGGGCCGCGCGCGAGACGGGGTTCAGACGGCCGCCAATGCCTCAGACATAATCACGCGAATCCAGCCACTTGCCAAGGCTGCTTGGGACTGTGCCCGCGAGGCCGGCGCCGAATGA
- a CDS encoding TonB-dependent receptor, with translation MGNKTFALMKAASFAGTATLAWATPALAQETPPPAEDAKAAPQRAEVGDIIVTATRRAERMQDVPIAVSALGEQQIQSRKIDNFAEIVKIAPGPTFVPVKGTSVITVQIRGQGTINDSPGLENPVGVYIDDIYYGTLASFDANLFDVSQVSVLRGPQGTTFGRNAVGGALQITNNTAEIGHLSGRATLTAMTYDGGRGGFETDGFLNAPIAETLAGRVAYSVKSVGGYQHNLVTDNYLANNKVASVRGSLRWQPGDAWDVVLSGSYLRRKGYGDGPTIIGDGALAAEVAERTGGNLHKVMLDDDGFTRRTMWSGILNISYDTGIGRISSITGYRSLKARLAEDADGGPNPMNAPSFNTNDEWQLSQEFRFTSEFGGKFSLVAGAYFGYEDLNHTTVFGFNGTDPSLYFSVLNGGQYTPNQVFEGQIENRSFGPYAEGKYAFTDKLALTAGLRYSYERKTGYTRHSGSSPFQGGPYYVDLPASDDATDTWSGFTPRFILEYKPVDNSLIYASASKGFQGGGWSFNVRTPTAAATPLKAQTTWSYEVGTKTDFFDRLLTLNLTAFLADTSNLQVRSQINGVFQDSNAGSLRAKGVEVEATIRPATGLSFAANYAYTDAYYRSFTGCTATGLDCTGNAAPFTPKHDLTILGDYDLDLASGARLTFHADTKFASSYEVTPTGGGRPTVPLTKRNNIANASITYTAPNGMWDVRLWSKNLFDKQYVTNGLQYAFYHATRAEVAAAGGIGNLDVERVAVAPPRSIGITFTGRFGK, from the coding sequence ATGGGTAACAAGACCTTCGCACTGATGAAAGCCGCGTCGTTCGCCGGCACTGCCACGCTGGCCTGGGCCACGCCTGCGCTGGCTCAGGAAACGCCGCCACCGGCCGAGGACGCCAAAGCAGCACCCCAGCGAGCCGAAGTCGGCGATATCATCGTGACCGCCACGCGCCGCGCCGAACGCATGCAGGACGTTCCCATCGCCGTCAGCGCCCTGGGTGAACAGCAGATCCAGTCCCGCAAGATCGACAACTTCGCCGAGATCGTGAAAATCGCGCCGGGACCGACTTTCGTTCCGGTGAAAGGCACCTCGGTCATCACCGTCCAGATTCGAGGCCAAGGCACCATCAACGATTCGCCTGGCCTTGAGAACCCGGTCGGCGTGTACATCGACGACATCTACTACGGCACGCTGGCATCCTTCGATGCGAACCTGTTCGACGTTTCGCAGGTCTCGGTCCTGCGCGGCCCCCAAGGGACAACCTTCGGCAGAAACGCTGTAGGCGGGGCATTGCAGATCACTAACAACACCGCCGAAATCGGCCACTTGAGCGGCCGAGCCACGTTGACGGCAATGACCTACGATGGCGGCCGGGGCGGCTTCGAGACCGACGGCTTCCTCAATGCACCGATCGCCGAGACGCTTGCCGGCCGCGTCGCCTACAGTGTCAAGTCCGTGGGCGGATATCAGCACAACCTCGTGACCGACAATTATCTGGCAAACAACAAGGTAGCTTCAGTTCGCGGCTCGCTTCGCTGGCAGCCCGGGGATGCGTGGGACGTCGTTCTGAGCGGATCCTACCTGCGCCGCAAGGGCTATGGCGATGGCCCCACCATCATCGGCGACGGCGCTTTAGCGGCCGAGGTGGCGGAACGGACCGGCGGAAACCTGCACAAGGTCATGCTCGATGATGACGGCTTCACCCGGCGCACGATGTGGAGCGGCATCCTCAACATAAGCTACGATACGGGCATCGGCAGGATCAGTTCAATCACCGGCTATCGTTCGCTCAAGGCCCGGCTGGCGGAAGACGCAGACGGCGGCCCCAACCCGATGAATGCCCCTTCCTTCAACACCAATGACGAATGGCAACTGAGCCAGGAGTTCCGCTTCACCTCGGAGTTCGGCGGCAAGTTCAGCCTCGTAGCGGGGGCCTACTTCGGCTACGAGGACCTGAATCATACGACCGTATTCGGTTTCAACGGCACTGATCCGTCGCTTTACTTTTCTGTCCTCAACGGCGGTCAGTACACACCGAACCAGGTGTTCGAGGGTCAGATCGAGAACCGCAGCTTCGGCCCCTATGCCGAAGGCAAGTATGCATTCACCGACAAGCTGGCACTCACCGCAGGCCTTCGCTACTCCTACGAACGCAAGACCGGTTATACGCGCCACAGCGGTTCTTCTCCGTTTCAGGGTGGGCCGTACTACGTGGACCTTCCTGCCAGCGACGACGCGACGGATACCTGGTCTGGCTTCACGCCGCGTTTCATTCTTGAATACAAGCCGGTCGACAACAGCCTGATATACGCCTCGGCCTCCAAGGGCTTCCAAGGCGGCGGCTGGAGTTTCAACGTCAGAACCCCGACGGCAGCGGCAACGCCCCTGAAGGCGCAGACGACTTGGAGCTACGAGGTGGGCACGAAGACCGATTTCTTCGACAGGCTGCTGACGCTCAACCTCACGGCATTCTTGGCCGATACCAGCAATCTGCAGGTCCGCTCGCAGATTAACGGCGTGTTTCAGGACTCGAACGCGGGTTCATTGCGGGCCAAGGGAGTCGAGGTAGAAGCCACCATTCGTCCGGCAACCGGCCTTTCGTTCGCTGCCAACTACGCCTACACCGATGCCTATTATCGCAGCTTCACCGGATGCACCGCGACCGGACTGGACTGCACCGGAAACGCCGCGCCTTTTACACCCAAGCACGACCTGACCATCCTCGGCGATTACGATCTCGATCTGGCCAGCGGCGCGAGGTTGACGTTCCATGCCGATACGAAATTCGCCAGCTCATATGAGGTGACGCCCACGGGCGGAGGAAGGCCGACCGTGCCGCTGACGAAGCGCAACAACATCGCCAACGCCTCGATCACTTATACTGCCCCCAACGGCATGTGGGACGTTCGCTTGTGGTCGAAGAACCTATTCGACAAGCAATACGTCACCAACGGCCTGCAGTACGCCTTCTACCATGCAACGCGCGCGGAAGTGGCGGCCGCCGGCGGGATCGGCAATCTCGATGTCGAGCGCGTCGCCGTCGCACCGCCTCGCTCCATCGGCATCACCTTCACCGGGAGGTTCGGCAAGTAA
- a CDS encoding spinster family MFS transporter, which produces MRNEAIVAGSAREGRLALLVLILVSVFNYLDRTIISILQVPIKRDLALSDGQLGLLTGLAFALFYSTLGVPVARLADRFSRKNVIAASLCLWSAMTALSGFSTGFATLVFFRIGVALGEAGSIPASHSVIADYYPPNRRATALSVWGLALPIGVMLGYLSGGWLAQAIDWRAALWIIGGIGVLLTPIVLMLLKEPPRGRFETAKVVQAPPWKDGLRIMARQKSLLLLFAGGALNNFVLSMALNWNAPFYARAHDMALGDIATALALMSGIGGGIGIFLGGWLTDRIGATSLRMRPMLSGVAMVAVMPAAILQFTASSLSVSLVAGGIAVMLMFFYYSPIIAMTQSLVPASIRAYTSSILLLSVNIVGLGLGPWLTGILSDMLGGGADGLRYAMASLSVLGLVAGGCFLLAAKWYGEETLR; this is translated from the coding sequence ATGCGTAACGAAGCTATCGTCGCAGGGTCTGCTCGGGAAGGGAGGCTGGCACTGCTCGTCCTCATCCTCGTCTCGGTGTTCAATTACCTTGACCGAACGATCATTTCCATCCTCCAGGTCCCGATCAAAAGGGACCTGGCCCTCAGCGACGGGCAGCTCGGCCTTCTGACCGGGCTTGCCTTCGCGCTGTTCTATTCCACGCTGGGCGTTCCCGTTGCACGGTTGGCTGACCGGTTCAGCCGCAAGAACGTCATCGCTGCATCGCTGTGCCTCTGGAGTGCCATGACCGCGCTCAGCGGTTTCAGCACCGGCTTCGCCACGCTGGTCTTCTTTCGCATCGGCGTCGCGCTGGGAGAGGCCGGCAGCATCCCGGCCAGTCACTCGGTCATCGCCGATTACTATCCCCCCAACCGTCGGGCTACGGCATTGTCTGTCTGGGGTCTTGCCCTGCCGATCGGAGTCATGCTGGGCTACCTGTCCGGTGGCTGGCTCGCGCAGGCCATCGACTGGCGCGCGGCGCTCTGGATCATCGGCGGCATCGGCGTCCTGCTGACCCCGATCGTGCTGATGCTGCTGAAAGAGCCGCCGCGAGGACGGTTCGAGACCGCCAAGGTCGTGCAGGCCCCACCGTGGAAGGATGGCCTCAGGATCATGGCAAGGCAGAAGAGCCTTCTGCTGCTGTTCGCCGGCGGCGCGCTCAACAACTTCGTCCTGAGCATGGCGCTCAACTGGAACGCTCCGTTCTATGCGCGCGCCCATGACATGGCGCTGGGCGATATCGCCACCGCGCTGGCGCTCATGAGCGGGATCGGCGGCGGGATCGGGATCTTCCTCGGCGGATGGCTCACGGACCGGATCGGCGCGACCAGCCTGCGCATGCGCCCGATGCTCTCGGGAGTGGCCATGGTCGCGGTGATGCCGGCCGCGATCCTGCAGTTCACCGCGTCTTCGCTTTCGGTATCGCTTGTCGCGGGCGGCATCGCCGTCATGCTGATGTTCTTCTATTACTCGCCGATCATCGCCATGACGCAGTCGCTAGTCCCGGCTTCGATCCGCGCCTACACATCCTCGATCCTGTTGCTGTCCGTGAACATCGTAGGGCTTGGCCTTGGACCATGGCTGACGGGCATTCTCAGTGACATGCTGGGAGGCGGCGCGGATGGGCTGCGATATGCAATGGCATCGCTATCCGTGCTGGGACTGGTGGCGGGTGGATGCTTCCTGCTAGCCGCGAAATGGTATGGCGAGGAAACCCTGCGCTGA
- a CDS encoding acyl-CoA dehydrogenase family protein, protein MKLTLTEEQAMMRDTVRRFLGDRFDAVTMAKEPMSREDWLALGELGLFAFLLPERAGGMGAGPVEVMLVSEELGRSMAITPLANSVLHCAALVADHGTQAQIERWVEPVARGEQVMAYAIGGTVRDGRLNGDAGLVRDGMEAAAFVVAAENGVMALVAADGPGVIRSAIRLIDGSMAAALRFEDAACDVIGTDPRQIAEAGYLAELSIVAEMVGAMGALLDLTVEYVGQRKQFGAPIGSFQAIQHRCARLFVLLEQSRSMLLRAALAEPDLRGEALRAAQAYVATAALRLAEDAVQLHGGMGVTEELAVGRGLRRVLLLSRLSDVASRSGHKLAA, encoded by the coding sequence GTGAAACTGACGCTGACCGAGGAACAGGCGATGATGCGCGACACGGTGCGCCGGTTTCTCGGTGACCGCTTCGACGCCGTCACGATGGCCAAGGAACCAATGTCGCGTGAAGACTGGCTCGCGCTGGGCGAACTGGGTCTGTTCGCATTCCTCCTGCCCGAACGGGCAGGAGGAATGGGTGCAGGGCCGGTGGAGGTCATGCTGGTGTCCGAAGAGCTTGGGCGCAGCATGGCGATAACGCCGCTGGCGAACAGCGTGCTGCACTGCGCGGCGCTTGTTGCGGACCATGGAACCCAAGCGCAGATCGAGCGGTGGGTCGAACCGGTGGCACGCGGCGAGCAGGTCATGGCCTATGCGATTGGCGGCACCGTTCGTGACGGCCGGTTGAACGGTGACGCTGGTCTGGTCCGCGATGGCATGGAGGCCGCGGCGTTTGTCGTTGCCGCCGAAAACGGCGTCATGGCGCTCGTCGCGGCCGATGGACCGGGCGTCATCCGCAGTGCGATACGGCTGATCGACGGCAGCATGGCAGCGGCGCTCCGCTTCGAAGATGCCGCATGCGACGTGATTGGGACTGATCCGCGGCAGATCGCTGAGGCAGGGTATCTGGCCGAGTTGTCGATCGTCGCGGAGATGGTCGGCGCGATGGGGGCGCTGCTTGACCTGACCGTGGAATACGTCGGGCAGCGCAAGCAGTTTGGTGCGCCGATCGGCAGCTTCCAAGCCATCCAGCACCGATGTGCTCGTCTTTTCGTGCTTCTGGAGCAGTCCCGGTCGATGCTGCTGCGCGCAGCACTGGCCGAACCGGACCTTCGCGGAGAGGCGCTGCGGGCGGCGCAGGCTTACGTCGCCACCGCAGCGCTGCGGCTTGCGGAAGACGCGGTGCAGCTCCACGGGGGCATGGGCGTCACCGAGGAACTGGCGGTTGGCCGTGGCCTGCGGCGCGTGTTGCTGCTGTCGCGTCTATCGGACGTAGCCTCCCGGTCAGGACACAAGCTGGCAGCCTGA
- a CDS encoding acetyl-CoA C-acetyltransferase, whose protein sequence is MPEAYIVSARRTAGGRRKGRLASWHPADLGALVLDALVAESGVDPAAIDDVIIGCVSQVGEQTFAFGRNVVLASGLPDSVPAVTIDRQCGSSQQALHFAAQAVMSGMQDIVIAGGVESMTRVPMGSAITLAQAGGIGADPFPASIKERFGVDWFNQFVGAQMIADKYGFTREQHDRFALESHRRAAAAADSGAFAAEIVPVPVTDAEGQQIVHDRDEGIRADSTLESIGSVKLLSETGTLSAATASQICDGASGVLIASEAAVKAHGLTPIARVVNLAVTAGDPVIMLEEPIPATRRVLQRAGLTMADIDLFEVNEAFASIPMAWAQALDADPARLNVNGGAIALGHPLGATGTKLTATLIHALKARGGRYGLQTMCEGGGISNASVFEVL, encoded by the coding sequence ATGCCTGAAGCCTATATCGTTTCCGCCCGGCGCACTGCAGGCGGCCGCCGCAAAGGTCGTCTGGCCAGTTGGCACCCGGCAGATCTGGGCGCGCTTGTGCTCGATGCGCTGGTGGCGGAAAGCGGCGTCGATCCGGCGGCGATCGATGACGTCATCATCGGCTGCGTCAGTCAGGTGGGCGAGCAGACCTTTGCCTTTGGCCGCAACGTGGTGCTGGCATCCGGCCTTCCCGACAGTGTTCCGGCGGTGACCATTGACCGACAGTGCGGTTCGTCCCAGCAGGCGCTGCATTTCGCCGCGCAGGCCGTCATGTCGGGCATGCAGGACATCGTCATCGCAGGCGGCGTCGAGAGCATGACGCGCGTGCCGATGGGTTCCGCGATCACGCTGGCGCAGGCGGGCGGCATCGGCGCCGATCCCTTCCCGGCCTCGATCAAGGAGCGTTTCGGGGTGGACTGGTTCAACCAGTTCGTCGGCGCGCAGATGATCGCCGACAAGTACGGCTTCACGCGCGAACAGCACGACCGCTTCGCTCTTGAAAGCCATCGCCGGGCAGCCGCTGCTGCCGACAGCGGTGCCTTCGCCGCAGAGATCGTGCCGGTGCCGGTCACCGATGCTGAAGGGCAGCAGATCGTCCATGACCGCGATGAAGGCATTCGCGCGGATTCGACGCTGGAATCGATCGGCTCGGTCAAGCTCCTGAGCGAGACGGGGACGCTGAGCGCCGCCACGGCGAGCCAGATCTGCGATGGCGCCAGCGGTGTCCTCATCGCATCGGAAGCGGCGGTGAAGGCCCATGGCCTCACCCCTATCGCGCGCGTGGTGAACCTTGCGGTGACCGCGGGCGACCCGGTCATCATGCTGGAGGAGCCGATCCCCGCGACGCGCCGGGTGCTGCAGCGCGCGGGCCTGACCATGGCCGACATCGACCTGTTCGAGGTGAACGAGGCCTTTGCTTCGATCCCGATGGCCTGGGCGCAGGCACTCGATGCCGATCCCGCGCGGCTCAACGTCAATGGCGGAGCGATCGCATTGGGTCACCCGCTCGGTGCAACCGGCACCAAGCTGACGGCCACGCTGATCCATGCGCTGAAGGCCAGGGGCGGCCGTTATGGTCTCCAGACGATGTGCGAGGGCGGTGGCATCTCCAACGCCTCGGTCTTCGAGGTTCTTTGA
- a CDS encoding acyl-CoA dehydrogenase family protein, with protein sequence MELRLDDAQRAFRDEVQAFLDRSLPERLRTGSALTSGVFAEPDIAREWQAILEAKGWLVYHWPREAGGPGWSPLQRWIFEKECALAGAPALPGMGLKLVGPVLYAFGSAAQQDHFLPRLRSAEHVWAQGFSEPGSGSDLASLRTRAVRDGDHYVVSGHKIWTTQAQFANHLFALVRTDPAVKPQKGISFLLIDMATPGLSVRPILSASGDHELNEVFLDEVRVPVANRIGDEGQGWTIAKFLLENERGGSSFAPQLLADLARLTKAVGAWRGDLASQAERLRLEAEALEMTELRTLMELEAGEGPSLRSLTTKLIASEIRQGIDRLAVDGFGLAGLQLPAQRPFYGDAAPPAFGSAQAQVAAARYLNSRSWSIFGGTSEIQLSIIAKAALGL encoded by the coding sequence ATGGAGCTTCGTCTCGATGATGCGCAGCGTGCTTTTCGCGATGAGGTCCAAGCGTTTCTGGATCGCTCATTGCCCGAGCGACTACGAACCGGATCGGCCCTGACATCCGGGGTATTCGCGGAGCCGGATATCGCGCGCGAATGGCAGGCCATCCTCGAAGCCAAGGGATGGCTGGTCTATCACTGGCCAAGAGAGGCGGGTGGACCGGGATGGTCGCCGCTTCAGCGCTGGATATTCGAGAAGGAATGCGCGCTCGCCGGTGCGCCGGCGCTGCCTGGAATGGGCCTCAAGCTGGTCGGCCCGGTACTGTATGCGTTCGGCAGCGCGGCGCAGCAGGATCATTTTCTGCCAAGACTGCGCAGCGCAGAGCATGTCTGGGCGCAGGGTTTTTCCGAGCCGGGCTCCGGGTCCGACCTTGCCAGCCTGCGCACGCGGGCGGTCCGCGACGGCGATCACTACGTGGTATCCGGTCACAAGATCTGGACGACGCAGGCGCAGTTCGCGAACCACCTCTTCGCGCTCGTGCGCACCGACCCTGCGGTGAAGCCACAGAAGGGCATCAGCTTTCTACTGATCGACATGGCGACGCCGGGGCTTTCGGTCCGCCCGATCCTCAGCGCGTCGGGTGATCATGAACTCAACGAAGTGTTCCTGGACGAAGTGCGCGTGCCGGTCGCCAACCGTATCGGCGACGAGGGACAGGGCTGGACGATCGCCAAGTTCCTGCTTGAGAACGAGCGCGGCGGATCGTCGTTCGCGCCGCAGTTGCTCGCGGATCTGGCAAGACTGACCAAGGCCGTCGGGGCGTGGCGTGGCGACCTAGCATCGCAAGCCGAGCGGCTGAGGCTGGAAGCCGAGGCGCTGGAAATGACCGAACTGCGCACGCTCATGGAGCTTGAAGCCGGCGAGGGGCCTTCGCTGCGCAGCCTGACGACCAAGCTGATCGCGTCGGAAATCCGGCAGGGTATAGATCGTCTTGCCGTCGACGGGTTCGGTCTTGCCGGGCTGCAACTACCCGCGCAGCGTCCCTTCTACGGCGATGCTGCGCCACCTGCATTCGGGAGCGCGCAGGCTCAGGTCGCGGCGGCCCGATATCTCAACAGCCGCAGCTGGTCGATCTTCGGAGGCACCAGCGAAATCCAGCTTTCCATCATTGCCAAGGCCGCACTTGGCCTGTGA
- a CDS encoding helix-turn-helix transcriptional regulator, producing the protein MSIDIHATLSSVRFTHAEGIRPAAEALRDTIRCLSGLRAAVTDNIASREPMRDGDGNVLASEVFGFREDEDARWWQSPQLALLSPLTSACRVEAEPFWCNAQGYRTRISNPLLDALDVSDFQLRALTAAALVVPVHLPFGQIGAASFLSPNPDEDDLSQAFAEHADTLAIIARAFVQCYFAVTARPRRDMNGTSLTKREVECLRWAAVGKTNDEIGLILGLQRTTVRFHIRAASRKLDAVNRDQTLFKAAQLGYLGMVR; encoded by the coding sequence ATGAGCATCGACATACACGCCACGCTGAGTTCGGTTCGCTTTACGCATGCTGAAGGCATACGCCCTGCGGCAGAAGCGTTGCGCGATACGATCCGCTGCTTATCCGGACTGCGTGCGGCGGTGACGGACAACATCGCAAGCCGCGAGCCGATGCGAGACGGCGATGGCAACGTGCTGGCGAGCGAAGTCTTCGGTTTTCGTGAAGATGAGGATGCCCGCTGGTGGCAGTCACCGCAACTGGCGTTATTGTCGCCGCTGACAAGCGCGTGCCGTGTCGAGGCGGAGCCGTTCTGGTGTAATGCGCAGGGCTATCGCACGCGCATTTCGAATCCCTTGCTCGACGCGCTGGACGTCTCAGACTTCCAGTTGCGGGCGCTAACGGCGGCCGCGCTCGTGGTGCCGGTTCACCTACCGTTTGGACAGATCGGTGCGGCCAGCTTTCTGTCCCCGAATCCGGATGAGGATGATCTCAGTCAAGCGTTTGCAGAGCACGCGGACACGCTGGCGATCATCGCTCGGGCCTTCGTCCAATGTTACTTCGCTGTCACCGCGCGGCCGCGCCGCGATATGAATGGGACGTCCTTGACCAAACGGGAGGTGGAATGCCTTCGCTGGGCTGCGGTGGGCAAGACAAATGACGAGATCGGGCTGATTCTCGGGCTTCAGCGAACGACGGTGCGCTTTCATATCCGGGCTGCGTCGCGAAAGCTGGACGCGGTTAACAGGGATCAGACCCTCTTTAAGGCGGCGCAACTGGGATACCTGGGAATGGTTCGCTGA
- a CDS encoding TetR/AcrR family transcriptional regulator, with protein sequence MARQATKKRPTTEAHGEKRNEILKHCAVLFDRVGYHKASMQMLADEVGLGKPTLYHYFRSKHDILYAIHDAHMSALLEGLSSDDATGDPFVLLRSACIDILRQIADHPGYVRAFMDHYGDLEGTLRNQIKERRNAYFARLQGIIVKGIDNGQFRDCDPTLTTYAFLGMCNWAYKWYPPLAKKQSPEKVADALCRPFFEGLSKSPV encoded by the coding sequence ATGGCACGACAAGCGACAAAAAAGCGACCGACGACCGAGGCGCACGGGGAGAAGCGCAACGAAATCCTGAAGCATTGCGCCGTGCTGTTCGATCGGGTCGGGTATCACAAGGCATCCATGCAGATGCTCGCGGACGAGGTAGGCCTCGGCAAGCCAACGCTCTATCACTACTTTCGCAGCAAGCATGACATTCTCTACGCGATCCACGATGCGCATATGAGCGCGTTGCTGGAAGGGCTGAGCAGCGACGATGCCACAGGCGATCCGTTTGTCCTGCTGCGCAGCGCATGTATCGATATCCTTCGCCAGATCGCCGATCACCCAGGCTATGTGCGGGCCTTCATGGACCATTACGGCGATCTCGAAGGCACCTTGCGCAACCAAATCAAGGAGCGAAGGAACGCTTATTTCGCGCGTCTGCAGGGTATCATCGTCAAGGGAATCGACAATGGCCAGTTCCGCGATTGCGATCCAACGCTGACTACCTACGCGTTCCTGGGAATGTGCAACTGGGCCTACAAGTGGTACCCTCCTCTCGCCAAAAAACAGTCGCCAGAAAAGGTTGCCGATGCCCTATGCCGGCCCTTCTTCGAAGGGCTCAGCAAGAGCCCGGTCTAA